A region of Jannaschia sp. W003 DNA encodes the following proteins:
- a CDS encoding peroxiredoxin, protein MTIATGETLPDAELIRVNAEGHEAVTLSSLLSGRRVAIFGLPGAYTPTCTASHVPSFIRTKDAFLEKGVKAIICIAVNDPFVLRHWGEETGAFEAGIVMLADADGSFTRAIGTDFDAPAVGLYGRSARYAMLADDGEVRAFNVEEERGVCELTTGESLLQNA, encoded by the coding sequence ATGACCATCGCCACGGGTGAGACCCTGCCCGACGCCGAACTGATCCGCGTGAACGCCGAAGGTCACGAGGCGGTGACGCTCTCCAGCCTCCTCTCGGGCCGCCGCGTGGCCATCTTCGGCCTGCCGGGCGCCTACACGCCCACCTGCACGGCCAGCCACGTGCCCTCGTTCATCCGAACCAAGGACGCGTTCCTAGAGAAGGGCGTGAAGGCGATCATCTGCATCGCCGTGAACGACCCCTTCGTGCTGCGCCACTGGGGCGAGGAGACCGGCGCCTTCGAGGCCGGCATCGTCATGCTCGCGGACGCGGACGGCAGCTTCACCCGCGCGATTGGCACGGACTTCGACGCCCCGGCCGTGGGCCTCTACGGGCGCTCGGCGCGCTACGCGATGCTGGCCGACGACGGCGAGGTGCGCGCGTTCAACGTCGAGGAGGAGCGCGGCGTGTGCGAGCTGACCACCGGCGAGAGCCTGCTCCAGAACGCCTGA
- a CDS encoding RidA family protein, which yields MSIEQRLAELGVALDAPPAPAANYVPFVRTGSTLYVSGQISQDAGGMVRGRLGEDMDVEAGAEAARLCAISLLAQVKAACDGDIERLRRVVKLTAFVNSTPGFGDQPKVVNGASDFLVEALGDRGRHARSAVSAGALPFGVAVEIEGIFEIE from the coding sequence ATGTCCATCGAACAGCGCCTCGCCGAGCTCGGCGTCGCCCTCGACGCCCCGCCCGCGCCCGCCGCCAACTACGTGCCCTTCGTGCGCACCGGCTCCACGCTCTACGTCTCGGGCCAGATCAGCCAGGACGCCGGGGGCATGGTGCGGGGCCGCCTCGGCGAGGACATGGACGTGGAGGCCGGCGCCGAGGCCGCGCGCCTCTGCGCGATCTCGCTCCTGGCCCAGGTCAAGGCCGCCTGCGACGGCGACATCGAGCGCCTGCGTCGCGTGGTCAAGCTCACCGCCTTCGTGAACTCCACGCCCGGCTTCGGCGACCAGCCGAAGGTGGTGAACGGCGCCTCCGACTTCCTGGTCGAGGCCCTGGGCGACCGCGGCCGCCACGCCCGCTCCGCGGTCTCGGCCGGCGCCCTGCCCTTCGGCGTGGCCGTGGAGATCGAGGGCATCTTCGAGATCGAATGA
- a CDS encoding glycerophosphodiester phosphodiesterase family protein gives MTLRVPLPPAFLHPGLLAHRGLHGPGVPENSRAAFAAALEAGYGIELDLQRTADGVALAFHDDMLRRLTGTEGRVRERSAAEMAALPLLGGGGAGAPTLAEVLQQVAGRVPLLIEIKDQDGALGADVGPLEEAVAALLRDYGGPVAVMSFNPHAVAAMAELAPAIPRGLVTDAFAPRSWPGVPEARLAELRAIGDVARTGAAFLSHDHRDLANPRVAALRDAGLPILCWTVRSAAEEQAARAVARAVTFEGYRP, from the coding sequence ATGACCCTCCGCGTGCCCCTCCCCCCGGCCTTCCTGCATCCCGGCCTGCTCGCCCACCGCGGCCTCCACGGCCCCGGCGTGCCCGAGAACTCCCGCGCCGCCTTCGCCGCGGCGCTGGAGGCGGGCTACGGCATCGAGCTGGACCTCCAGCGCACCGCCGACGGCGTCGCGCTCGCCTTCCACGACGACATGCTGCGCCGCCTCACCGGCACCGAGGGACGGGTGCGCGAGCGCAGCGCCGCCGAGATGGCCGCCCTGCCCCTCCTCGGCGGAGGCGGCGCGGGCGCGCCCACCCTCGCCGAGGTGCTCCAGCAGGTCGCCGGCCGCGTCCCCCTGCTGATCGAGATCAAGGACCAGGACGGCGCCCTCGGCGCGGACGTCGGCCCCCTGGAGGAGGCCGTCGCCGCCCTCCTGCGGGACTACGGCGGCCCCGTCGCCGTCATGAGCTTCAACCCCCACGCCGTCGCCGCCATGGCCGAACTGGCCCCCGCGATCCCCCGCGGGCTCGTGACGGACGCCTTCGCGCCCCGCAGCTGGCCCGGCGTCCCCGAGGCGCGCCTCGCGGAGCTGCGCGCCATCGGGGACGTCGCCCGCACCGGCGCCGCCTTCCTCAGCCACGACCACCGCGACCTCGCCAACCCCCGCGTCGCCGCGCTCCGCGACGCGGGCCTGCCGATCCTGTGCTGGACCGTCCGCTCCGCCGCCGAGGAGCAGGCCGCCCGTGCCGTCGCCCGGGCCGTCACCTTCGAGGGCTACCGCCCCTGA
- a CDS encoding NAD(P)/FAD-dependent oxidoreductase — translation MEHIAVIGAGQAGSVACETLRKEGYAGRLTLWGDEPELPYQRPPLSKAYLLGEMERERLHFRPEAFWAERGVELHLGTRIEGIDTEARTLRHAGGTKTWDALILATGSVPNRLPAAAGGDLEGVFTIRTLRDIDRFEPHVREGARLLVVGGGYIGLEAAAVARKRGMAVVLLEAAERLLSRVAAPETAAWFADLHRSHGVEIREGARLERLLGEGRVTGARLADGSELRADAVVCGIGVRPATALAEAAGLEIADGIAVDARGQTSAAGVWAAGDCCSFPWRGGRVRLESVPHAIHQAEVVARNVLGGAEDYHAVPWFWSDQYDVKLQIAGVNAGHDRVVVRDGGAARSHWYFRGTELLAVDAMNDPRAYMVGMRLLEAGRSPDPAQVADASVPAKALLA, via the coding sequence ATGGAGCACATCGCCGTCATCGGCGCGGGCCAGGCCGGATCGGTCGCCTGCGAGACCCTGCGCAAGGAAGGCTACGCGGGCCGCCTCACCCTCTGGGGCGACGAGCCGGAGCTGCCCTACCAGCGCCCGCCCCTCTCGAAGGCCTACCTGCTGGGCGAGATGGAGCGCGAGCGCCTCCACTTCCGCCCCGAGGCCTTCTGGGCGGAGCGGGGCGTGGAGCTGCACCTCGGCACCCGGATCGAAGGGATCGACACGGAGGCGCGCACCCTGCGCCATGCGGGCGGCACCAAGACCTGGGACGCGCTGATCCTCGCGACCGGGTCGGTGCCGAACCGCCTGCCCGCCGCCGCTGGGGGCGACCTGGAGGGCGTGTTCACGATCCGCACCCTCCGGGACATCGACCGCTTCGAGCCCCACGTGCGCGAGGGCGCGCGCCTCCTGGTGGTGGGCGGCGGCTACATCGGGCTGGAGGCCGCCGCCGTCGCCCGCAAGCGGGGCATGGCGGTGGTGCTGCTGGAGGCGGCGGAGCGGCTGCTCTCCCGCGTCGCCGCGCCCGAGACCGCCGCGTGGTTCGCGGACCTCCATCGCTCGCACGGCGTGGAGATCCGCGAGGGCGCGCGGCTGGAACGCCTGCTCGGCGAGGGCCGCGTCACCGGCGCGCGCCTCGCGGACGGCTCGGAACTGCGGGCCGACGCGGTGGTCTGCGGCATCGGCGTGCGCCCCGCCACGGCGCTGGCCGAGGCGGCGGGGCTGGAGATCGCGGACGGCATCGCCGTGGACGCGAGGGGGCAGACCTCGGCGGCGGGCGTGTGGGCGGCGGGCGACTGCTGCTCGTTCCCCTGGCGCGGGGGCCGCGTGCGGCTGGAGAGCGTGCCCCACGCGATCCACCAGGCCGAAGTGGTGGCGCGCAACGTTCTGGGCGGCGCCGAGGACTACCATGCCGTGCCGTGGTTCTGGTCCGACCAGTACGACGTGAAGCTCCAGATCGCCGGCGTGAACGCGGGCCACGACCGGGTGGTGGTGCGCGACGGAGGCGCGGCGCGCTCGCACTGGTACTTCCGCGGCACGGAGCTGCTGGCGGTCGACGCCATGAACGACCCGCGCGCATACATGGTGGGGATGCGCTTGCTGGAGGCGGGCCGCTCGCCCGACCCGGCGCAGGTGGCCGACGCCTCGGTGCCCGCGAAGGCGCTGCTCGCATGA
- a CDS encoding Lrp/AsnC family transcriptional regulator encodes MSDLDDLDRRLLAALAADGRATISALAAALGVTRATVRARMERLERSGEIAGYRAVLRSDLADAPVRGIVLLEIEGRGAARIARGLAGMPEVTAVHSTHGRWDLVAELATGTLEALDAVLARIRAVEGVSRSETSLYLSTLRR; translated from the coding sequence ATGAGCGATCTGGACGATCTGGACCGGCGACTTCTGGCCGCGCTCGCCGCCGACGGGCGCGCGACCATCTCGGCGCTGGCCGCCGCGCTGGGGGTCACGCGGGCCACGGTGCGCGCGCGGATGGAGCGGCTGGAGCGCTCGGGCGAGATCGCGGGCTATCGGGCCGTGCTGCGCTCCGACCTGGCCGACGCGCCCGTGCGCGGCATCGTACTGCTGGAGATCGAAGGCCGGGGCGCGGCGCGCATCGCAAGGGGCCTCGCGGGCATGCCCGAGGTCACCGCGGTCCACTCCACCCACGGGCGCTGGGACCTCGTGGCGGAGCTGGCGACCGGCACGCTGGAGGCGCTGGACGCGGTGCTGGCGCGCATCCGCGCCGTGGAGGGGGTGAGCCGCAGCGAGACGAGTCTCTACCTCTCGACGCTGCGGCGCTAG
- a CDS encoding DUF2268 domain-containing protein yields MRLRRPSEPPPWHLHLLRTGGDMADHVGPVRLAAEAARAAIHRIVPCPALDLLLRRAGPEATLPDLGLAAVALEPRLMALNGDPSARAFGRSLHDGALVRVLVHEAHHCLRMAGPGYGRTLGEALVSEGLAGAFVSAALGTVPEPWEDAVGEATLLRHWPAPDILAAPCDHGRWFAGTGDLPLWIGYALGYRIASRWAMLTRPKGRDWTEVSARAVIETAALA; encoded by the coding sequence ATGCGCCTGCGCCGGCCGTCCGAGCCGCCCCCCTGGCACCTCCACCTGCTGCGCACCGGCGGCGACATGGCCGATCACGTCGGGCCGGTCCGGCTGGCCGCCGAGGCGGCGCGCGCCGCGATCCACCGGATCGTGCCCTGCCCGGCGCTGGACCTGCTCCTGCGCCGCGCTGGCCCCGAGGCCACGCTCCCCGACCTCGGCCTCGCCGCCGTGGCGCTGGAGCCTCGGCTGATGGCGCTGAACGGCGACCCGTCCGCCCGCGCCTTCGGGCGCAGCCTCCACGACGGCGCGCTGGTGCGCGTGCTGGTCCACGAGGCGCATCACTGCCTGCGCATGGCCGGGCCCGGCTACGGCCGCACCCTGGGCGAGGCGCTGGTGTCCGAGGGGCTGGCCGGCGCGTTCGTCTCCGCCGCCCTCGGCACCGTGCCCGAGCCGTGGGAGGACGCCGTGGGCGAAGCCACGCTGCTGCGCCACTGGCCCGCCCCGGACATCCTGGCCGCGCCCTGCGACCACGGGCGCTGGTTCGCGGGCACCGGCGACCTTCCGCTGTGGATCGGCTACGCCCTCGGCTACCGCATCGCCTCGCGCTGGGCGATGCTGACGCGCCCCAAGGGCCGCGACTGGACCGAGGTGTCCGCCCGCGCCGTGATCGAGACCGCCGCGCTCGCCTGA
- the rocF gene encoding arginase, whose protein sequence is MTKSIQLIGIPLQDGAGRGGCLMGPDALRTAGLERALAALGHAVEDAGNVRPEARDVPPHPNPLLKNLAACAGWTAAIQEAAAAVPAGTVPVFLGGDHLMAAGTVAGMAKRAGDRPLFVLWLDAHSDIHDLATTDSGNIHGTPVAYFTGRADFTPHFPAPLATVAPERICMIGLRSVDAPERAALGEAGIDVADMRHVDEHGIKAPLEAFLARVEEAGGDLHVSLDVDFLDPSIAPAVGTTVPGGATFREAHLIMETLHDWGLATSLDLAELNPFLDERGRTATLMVDLVSSLFGKSVLDRPTRSH, encoded by the coding sequence ATGACCAAGAGCATCCAGTTGATCGGCATCCCTCTTCAGGACGGCGCGGGCCGGGGCGGCTGCCTCATGGGCCCCGACGCCCTGCGCACCGCCGGGCTGGAGCGCGCCCTCGCCGCCCTCGGCCACGCGGTCGAGGACGCCGGCAACGTCCGCCCCGAGGCGCGCGACGTGCCCCCGCACCCGAACCCGCTCCTGAAGAACCTCGCCGCCTGCGCCGGCTGGACCGCCGCGATCCAGGAGGCCGCCGCCGCCGTGCCCGCGGGCACCGTGCCGGTGTTCCTGGGCGGCGACCACCTGATGGCCGCGGGCACCGTGGCGGGCATGGCGAAGCGCGCCGGCGACCGGCCGCTGTTCGTGCTCTGGCTCGATGCCCACAGCGACATCCACGACCTCGCCACCACCGACAGCGGCAACATCCACGGCACGCCCGTCGCCTACTTCACGGGCCGCGCGGACTTCACGCCGCACTTCCCCGCGCCCCTCGCCACGGTCGCGCCCGAGCGCATCTGCATGATCGGCCTGCGCTCCGTGGACGCTCCCGAGCGCGCCGCGCTAGGCGAGGCTGGCATCGACGTGGCCGACATGCGCCACGTGGACGAGCACGGCATCAAGGCGCCGCTGGAGGCCTTCCTCGCCCGCGTCGAGGAGGCGGGGGGCGACCTTCACGTCTCGCTCGACGTGGACTTCCTGGACCCGTCCATCGCGCCGGCCGTGGGCACCACCGTGCCCGGCGGCGCCACGTTCCGCGAGGCGCACCTCATCATGGAGACGCTCCACGACTGGGGCCTCGCCACCTCGCTCGACCTGGCCGAGCTGAACCCCTTCCTCGACGAGCGCGGCCGCACCGCGACGCTGATGGTGGACCTCGTGTCCTCGCTGTTCGGCAAGTCGGTGCTCGACCGCCCCACCCGGAGCCACTGA
- a CDS encoding 4a-hydroxytetrahydrobiopterin dehydratase yields the protein MTEFGESVVPEGWTLRDGGLEREWRFRDFAEAWGFMSRVALLAEKANHHPDWSNSYGTVRVRLTSHDVGGVTERDRRLAEGIGRMVQAFSKSETAYFSLHHT from the coding sequence ATGACCGAGTTCGGCGAGAGCGTCGTCCCCGAGGGCTGGACCCTCCGCGACGGCGGCCTGGAGCGTGAATGGCGCTTCCGCGACTTCGCGGAGGCCTGGGGCTTCATGAGCCGCGTGGCGCTCTTGGCCGAGAAGGCGAACCACCACCCGGACTGGTCGAACAGCTACGGGACGGTGCGGGTGCGCCTGACGAGCCACGACGTGGGCGGGGTGACGGAGCGGGATCGGCGGTTGGCGGAGGGGATTGGGCGAATGGTTCAAGCATTTTCGAAATCTGAAACCGCATACTTTTCGCTGCACCATACATAA
- a CDS encoding GNAT family N-acetyltransferase has protein sequence MTQAQPADPAAEISVEVLDGVLAADPATWDACACPEAADGGRPYDPFTTHRFLAALERSGSVGPGTGWQPQPLLAREGGRVIGAAPLYVKGHSQGEYIFDHAWANAWERAGGDYYPKLQVAVPFTPATGRRFLVRPGHERTAFAALAQGAVQVTETNDLSSLHVTFCTEAEREAGEAAGLLGRISQQFHWVNRDYPDFDAFLAALSSRKRKNVRRERAQAQSFGGRILELTGDSIEPRHWDAFWRFYQDTGARKWGTPYLARRFFDEVQETMRDDVLLVLAEREGQYVAGALNFIGRDTLYGRYWGCTEHHPALHFELCYYRAIDWAIRHGLKRVEAGAQGEHKLARGYLPVACHSLHHLPNEGFRRAVAQFLEAERGAVDRDIEVLTSYGPFRHAEVEERE, from the coding sequence ATGACCCAAGCCCAGCCCGCCGACCCCGCCGCCGAGATCTCCGTCGAGGTCCTCGACGGCGTCCTCGCCGCCGACCCCGCCACCTGGGACGCCTGCGCCTGCCCCGAGGCGGCGGATGGCGGCCGCCCATACGACCCCTTCACCACCCACCGCTTCCTTGCCGCCCTCGAGCGCTCCGGCTCGGTCGGCCCCGGCACGGGCTGGCAGCCCCAGCCCCTCCTCGCCCGCGAGGGCGGCCGGGTCATCGGCGCGGCGCCCCTCTACGTGAAGGGCCACAGCCAGGGCGAGTACATCTTCGACCACGCCTGGGCCAACGCCTGGGAGCGGGCGGGCGGCGACTACTACCCCAAGCTCCAGGTCGCGGTCCCCTTCACCCCCGCCACGGGCCGCCGCTTCCTGGTCCGCCCCGGCCACGAGCGGACCGCCTTCGCCGCCCTCGCCCAGGGCGCCGTGCAGGTGACGGAGACCAACGACCTCTCCTCGCTCCACGTCACCTTCTGCACCGAAGCGGAACGCGAGGCCGGCGAGGCCGCGGGCCTCCTGGGCCGCATCTCGCAGCAGTTCCACTGGGTGAACCGGGATTACCCCGACTTCGACGCCTTCCTCGCCGCCCTCTCGTCGCGCAAGCGCAAGAACGTCCGCCGCGAGCGTGCGCAGGCGCAGAGCTTCGGCGGCCGCATCCTGGAGCTGACCGGGGACAGCATCGAGCCCCGCCACTGGGACGCCTTCTGGCGCTTCTACCAGGACACCGGGGCGCGCAAATGGGGCACCCCCTACCTCGCCCGCCGCTTCTTCGACGAGGTGCAGGAGACGATGCGCGACGACGTGCTCCTCGTCCTCGCCGAGCGCGAGGGCCAATACGTCGCCGGCGCCCTCAACTTCATCGGCCGCGACACGCTCTACGGCCGCTACTGGGGCTGCACCGAGCACCACCCCGCGCTCCACTTCGAGCTGTGCTACTACCGCGCCATCGACTGGGCGATCCGCCACGGACTCAAGCGCGTCGAGGCGGGCGCGCAGGGCGAGCACAAGCTCGCCCGCGGCTACCTCCCCGTCGCCTGCCACTCGCTCCACCACCTGCCCAACGAGGGCTTCCGCCGCGCGGTCGCCCAGTTCCTCGAGGCCGAGCGCGGCGCGGTCGACCGCGACATCGAGGTCCTGACGAGCTACGGTCCGTTCCGTCACGCGGAGGTGGAGGAACGCGAATGA
- a CDS encoding ornithine cyclodeaminase, with product MTAPTPDTAAPAPSKLAMVPFVSVADMMRIVNEAGIPETILAIAERIEADFRRWPEFDKVARVPSHSREGVIELMPTSDGEHYGFKYVNGHPANMARGFQTVTAFGVLARVDTGYPVMVTEMTVLTALRTAATSVMAAKYLAPKDSRTMAMIGNGAQCEFQALGFQHGLGIETVRLYDVDPAATEKAARNLAGSGLEVVRCASPEEAVEGADVITTCTADKRQATILSDNMVGAGVHLNAIGGDCPGKTELHRDILLRSSIFVEYPPQTRVEGEIQQLGDDHPVTELWRVIAGEAEGRTAASQITLFDSVGFATEDFSALRHIHGEMRRTGHFAELDLLADPDDPRDLFGMVRRAAEG from the coding sequence ATGACCGCCCCGACCCCCGACACCGCCGCCCCCGCCCCCTCGAAGCTGGCCATGGTGCCCTTCGTGTCGGTCGCCGACATGATGCGCATTGTGAACGAGGCCGGGATCCCCGAGACCATCCTCGCCATCGCCGAGCGCATCGAGGCCGACTTCCGGCGCTGGCCCGAGTTCGACAAGGTCGCGCGCGTGCCCTCGCACTCCCGCGAGGGCGTGATCGAGCTGATGCCCACCTCGGACGGCGAGCACTACGGGTTCAAGTACGTGAACGGCCACCCCGCCAACATGGCGCGCGGCTTCCAGACCGTGACCGCCTTCGGGGTGCTGGCGCGCGTCGACACGGGCTACCCCGTGATGGTCACCGAGATGACCGTGCTGACTGCGCTTCGCACCGCCGCAACTTCCGTGATGGCCGCCAAGTACCTGGCGCCGAAGGATTCCCGCACGATGGCCATGATCGGCAACGGGGCGCAGTGCGAGTTCCAGGCGCTGGGCTTCCAGCATGGGCTGGGAATCGAGACGGTGCGGCTCTACGACGTCGATCCGGCGGCCACCGAGAAGGCCGCGCGCAACCTCGCCGGGTCGGGGCTGGAGGTCGTCCGCTGCGCCTCGCCCGAGGAGGCCGTGGAGGGCGCCGACGTCATCACCACCTGCACCGCCGACAAGCGGCAGGCGACGATCCTCTCGGACAACATGGTGGGCGCGGGGGTCCACCTGAACGCCATCGGCGGGGACTGCCCGGGCAAGACCGAGCTGCATCGCGACATTCTGCTAAGGTCTTCGATCTTCGTGGAATATCCGCCGCAGACGCGGGTCGAGGGGGAGATCCAGCAACTGGGCGACGACCACCCCGTCACGGAGCTCTGGCGCGTGATCGCGGGCGAGGCGGAGGGGCGCACGGCGGCCTCGCAGATCACGCTGTTCGACAGCGTCGGCTTCGCCACCGAGGACTTCTCAGCGCTGCGCCACATCCACGGCGAGATGCGCCGCACGGGGCACTTCGCGGAGCTGGACCTGCTGGCCGATCCCGACGATCCGCGCGATCTCTTCGGGATGGTGCGGCGGGCGGCGGAGGGCTGA
- a CDS encoding mechanosensitive ion channel family protein, whose amino-acid sequence MNELLSREIYAGRALGDFLSLEFLASILGDILAAAVILILAFAVSGWVSRRIQGLSARHAKLDDTLFDFLGNIARYAILILAGVVVLNTFGIQTTSIVAVIGAAGLAIGLALQGTLSNVAAGVMLIFFRPIKLGDFVEISGQMGTVKSINLNFCELASVGNVQIIIPNSQVWGNTIVNYTAYDMRQAEWHFGVSYDADLHLAAQVIRDTITSDPRFVPLPEPTVLVDSLADSSVNFLVRAWVKRTDFFGFSKDMNRDVKIALESAGISIPFPHRTVIVQRGAGAPELSDEQAASAGA is encoded by the coding sequence ATGAACGAACTCCTCTCCCGAGAGATCTACGCCGGCCGCGCGCTTGGCGACTTCCTCAGCCTCGAGTTCCTGGCCTCGATCCTCGGCGACATCCTCGCCGCCGCCGTGATCCTGATCCTGGCCTTCGCCGTCTCGGGCTGGGTCTCGCGGCGCATCCAGGGGCTGTCGGCGCGGCACGCCAAGCTCGACGACACCCTGTTCGACTTCCTCGGCAACATCGCACGCTACGCGATCCTGATCCTCGCCGGCGTGGTGGTGCTCAACACCTTCGGCATCCAGACCACCTCGATCGTCGCCGTGATCGGCGCCGCGGGCCTCGCCATCGGCCTCGCGCTGCAGGGCACCCTGTCGAACGTGGCCGCCGGCGTGATGCTGATCTTCTTCCGGCCCATCAAGCTGGGCGACTTCGTGGAGATCTCGGGCCAGATGGGCACTGTGAAGTCGATCAACCTCAACTTCTGCGAGCTGGCCTCGGTGGGCAACGTGCAGATCATCATCCCCAACAGCCAAGTCTGGGGCAACACCATCGTCAACTACACCGCCTACGACATGCGCCAGGCCGAGTGGCACTTCGGGGTCAGCTACGACGCCGACCTCCATCTCGCCGCGCAGGTGATCCGCGACACCATCACGTCCGACCCGCGCTTCGTGCCCCTGCCCGAGCCGACGGTGCTGGTGGACAGCCTCGCCGACAGCTCCGTGAACTTCCTGGTGCGCGCCTGGGTCAAGCGCACCGACTTCTTCGGCTTCTCGAAGGACATGAACCGCGACGTGAAGATCGCCCTCGAGAGCGCCGGCATCTCCATCCCCTTCCCCCACCGCACCGTCATCGTGCAGCGCGGCGCGGGCGCCCCCGAGTTGTCGGACGAGCAGGCGGCCTCGGCGGGGGCCTGA
- the rsmD gene encoding 16S rRNA (guanine(966)-N(2))-methyltransferase RsmD yields MRIVGGRWRGRRLASVGVGDAAAHLRPTTDRVRESIFNLLAHGAHGMALEGARVLDAFAGTGALGLEALSRGAAEATFVENGRKALAILRENVALLEAPARIVARDARRPGPGTAHDVVFLDPPYGRSLGAPALEALAREGWIAPGALAVWEEGETPRAPEGWTLLDARRWGDTAVALLRRDAS; encoded by the coding sequence GTGAGGATCGTGGGGGGGCGCTGGCGCGGGCGGCGGCTGGCCTCCGTGGGCGTGGGGGACGCGGCGGCGCACCTGCGCCCCACCACGGACCGGGTGCGCGAGAGCATCTTCAACCTCCTCGCCCACGGCGCCCACGGCATGGCGCTGGAGGGCGCACGGGTGCTCGACGCCTTCGCCGGCACCGGTGCGCTGGGGCTGGAGGCGCTGAGCCGGGGCGCAGCGGAGGCGACCTTCGTGGAGAACGGGCGAAAGGCGCTCGCGATCCTGCGCGAGAACGTGGCCCTTCTGGAGGCGCCGGCGCGGATCGTGGCGCGCGACGCGCGCAGGCCCGGGCCGGGCACGGCTCACGACGTGGTGTTCCTGGATCCGCCCTACGGCCGGAGCCTCGGCGCGCCCGCGCTGGAGGCGCTGGCGCGCGAGGGCTGGATCGCGCCCGGCGCGCTGGCGGTGTGGGAGGAGGGCGAGACGCCCCGGGCGCCGGAGGGCTGGACGCTGCTCGACGCGCGCCGCTGGGGCGACACGGCGGTGGCCCTCCTGCGGCGGGACGCGTCCTAG